Proteins encoded within one genomic window of Hemiscyllium ocellatum isolate sHemOce1 chromosome 1, sHemOce1.pat.X.cur, whole genome shotgun sequence:
- the nat8 gene encoding probable N-acetyltransferase camello encodes MVSYQIRVYQDSDYQSVRDLYVSGVRQHFPRVCRFVLKQPVIQTSLAVSLSLLLVLCDSFLLFLFLLAGLLLVGRLLLKRLWDRLIDQNLRADLLDIWASYRERPGACFWVAQWDGVVIGTVGAIPSDHSPTDLELKRLNVHREYRGQGIAKALCHTVHEFAHLSGFTSMVLGTSAIQTEAQQLYHKLGYRLVGTRPVPHTFAKLINYTIYKYRYQLRPTPDLPQTQE; translated from the coding sequence ATGGTGAGCTATCAGATCCGTGTATACCAGGACTCGGATTACCAGAGTGTGCGGGACCTGTATGTCAGTGGTGTCCGCCAGCACTTCCCCAGGGTGTGTCGCTTTGTCCTAAAGCAGCCTGTGATCCAGACCAGCCTCGCTGTCAGCTTGTCCTTGCTGTTGGTGCTGTGTGACTCCTTCCTGCTGTTTCTCTTCCTGCTGGCTGGGTTACTGCTCGTGGGCCGCCTGCTCCTCAAGAGACTTTGGGACCGCCTGATCGACCAAAACCTGAGGGCCGACCTCCTGGACATCTGGGCATCGTACAGAGAACGGCCGGGCGCCTGtttctgggtggcacagtgggatgGTGTTGTGATCGGGACAGTCGGAGCCATTccatctgaccactcacccacTGACCTCGAGCTGAAACGACTGAACGTTCACCGGGAGTACCGTGGCCAGGGCATTGCCAAGGCTCTGTGCCACACTGTCCATGAGTTTGCTCATCTCTCTGGCTTCACCAGCATGGTGCTGGGCACGTCAGCCATCCAGACAGAGGCCCAGCAACTGTATCACAAGCTGGGCTACAGGCTGGTGGGCACCAGGCCGGTGCCACACACCTTTGCTAAACTCATCAACTACACCATCTACAAATACCGCTACCAGCTCCGCCCCACCCCTGACCTCCCACAAACACAGGAATGA